Sequence from the bacterium genome:
GGCGCCCGCATCAATGTGCTGCTGAATCCCCGCGCGGTCGCGGAACGACTTCGCGCCGGTGGATTCGACCACGATATCCGCGTTGTACTTTTTCCAATCGAGCTTCTTGGCATCCTTCTCGGCGGTGACTTCAATGTGATTCTTGCCGACTTGAAATCCGGTCGCAGTCACTTCCACCGAACCGCCGAACTTGCCCTGCGTCGAATCGTACTTGAGCAGATGCGCCAGCGTCTTGGCGTCGGTCAAGTCGTTAATGGCGACCACTTCAAAGCGCGGATCATTGTAAATTCCGCGAAACACCAGGCGGCCGATGCGCCCGAATCCGTTAATAGCTATGCGAATTGGCATGGGAGAGTTCCGAAGTATGAAGTATGATGTATGAGATCTGAAAACCAGATGTCAGAATGCAAATGTGTTAACCGCTGCCGGCGCGCAATGGTGGTCACTAATTGGGGGACTACCCAAAGAAGATCTCGGCGATTTCGTACATGCGTTCGTCTACGAAACGCGTCTTGCCCTTCATTTCGGAGAGCGGGACGGTGACCAAGTGGCCGTCGCGGAGGGCGACGAAGTGGCCGAACTGGTCTTGCGACGCAGCTTCTACCGCGTGCACACCCATCGTGGTGGCGAGCAGGCGGTCTTCGGCGACGGGAGTGCCGCTGCGCTGGACATGGCCGAGCGCGGTGACGCGCGTCGAGATGCCGGTACGCTGTTCGATTTCACGGGCGACGCGATAGCCGATACCACCGTACACCGGACGACCGAAGTTGTCCAACTGGCCGCTGGTGATGATGCCTTCGCCTTCGGCGACGGCGCCTTCAGCCACCACGACGATGGAGAAGCGCTTGATTTCATGGCGCGTGACGAGCTGCTGGCAGACCTTCTCCCAGCTGAACGGGCGCTCGGGGATCAGAATCAGGTCGGCGCCGCCGGCGATGCCTGCGGTCACGGCGATCCAGCCGGAATTGCGGCCCATCGTCTCGATGATCATGATGCGGTGATGCGATTCGGCGGTGGCGTGCAGGCTGTCAATCGCATTCGTCACCGTTTGCACCGCCGTGTAGAAGCCGAACGTGGCATCCGTGCCCGTGATGTCGTTGTCAATGGTCTTGGGAATGCCGATGATCTTCGCGCCGTGCTTCGACAGCTCGTAGCCTGCGGACAGGCTGCCGTCGCCGCCGATGACGATAATGCCGTCCAATCGGTGCAATGCGATGCTTTCCAGCACATGAGCCAGCGTGTCGGGGTCGTGAACCGGGTTGAAGCGCGAGGTGCCCAGAATGGTGCCGCCGCGATTCAGGATGCCGCCGACCGACTTGGAGGGCAGGGGGATGATATCGCCGTCGTGCAGCCCTTTCCACCCGTTGCGGATGCCGACGGTTTCATAGCCGAAGCGGTTGTTGGCGGTGCGCACAACGGCGCGAATGGCGGCATTCAGCCCCGGGCAGTCGCCACCGGATGTAACCAGGCCTAACTTCATATTATTCAGGGTTCGTTTTGGACGCGGAAAACAGAATTTACGGCTTTGTCGCCCGAGAGTCAACCGGCGCCGTTTGGGGGTCTAAGTCGTGTATTTGCGATTTGGCGCTCACAATTGTCGAAACGGAAGGGTTTAGGAATTGGAGGGTTGATTTTTGTCTTGTGAATCGGATAACGAGAATTTGCGGTTGCGTTGGGCGGCGCGCAAGCTCTGGTAGAGCGTGTTGAGGTGGTGGTTGATGCGGGAATCATAGCGGGAAAGGCGGTCGAGGTGGGGGAGCATCGTCAGGCCGGTACTGTCGAGATTCATGCCGGCGTTAATCGTTTGGTGTTCCAAGCGATAGAAGCGGTATTGACGATAGAGGTGAATGGCGATTTTGTCCACGATGAGTTCTTCGACCGAGGATTGCGGCTGATGTTGGGTAAACAGCATGTCGCGCAGGCGTTCGAGAATGGCTTGCTCATCGGGAGACAGGCGGGACAGGAAGATGGGATCGGTGGCTTCGAGGCCGTGTTTGAGGGCGTTTGCGGGCGACCCGCGATGAGGGGGGATGGAGGGAGAATTCATGTTTTTTAGGGGGTTAGGAGGAGGGAGACGAGGCGGTAGGATTCATAATATATGAACATTTGGGCCAAAAGTCAAGGGGGGGCGGAGAAGTCTGAAATCAGCAGTATGAAGTATGAAGGCGGAGGGTAAACCCAATAGACTTGAGATTGTGTTGGGTTGGTGGTAGATTGGGTGAACTCAGACTCCCTCGTTGTTCTCCGCGCTCGCGATCAGAACAAAGGCAAAACCAGAACGGGCGGATTGCCATCCGCCCCTACATCCAGAATGAATACACTTTATTACGGTGATAACCGCGATATTCTGCCGCGCTAAATTCCCTGATTTGCGACATTGCCTTGGGGGATTTTGCCCAGCAAGCTGGGCGCTACGGCGAACATGGACGGGAAGCGCGTTCGGGGCACCCGCAGCGGGTGCCGCCGCGAGTACTATCCCTGACGGGATGACAAGGCGATAGAATTCTTTTCAATCTTACACATATATGCACTGCTAACTTTGAGGTTTAATCATGCGCATGCTGCTTCTGATTTTCTGGTTGATGCTGGTTGTTGCCAGCTGTACGCCTGAAGGCGATATCAACTACAACACCTACAACAACACACCCAAGAGATTCGGGGGCCGTATCAGTCTAATCACTTCACCAGGCACTGGTCTTGACGGATTCAGGCGCCACGAACTACTCCTGTCCGTGGGGATTTCGGAGCGATACGTTCCTCTATGCCGACGTCACGACCGATATTCCAGGTGTCATTGTGGAGGCGCGTTTGTTCAGACGGATTCAGCAGTATGGGGATTTTAGCCAATACTCTGTCGTGAACTTTCCGACCGGCAGCAGTTTCCGGTTGCCGTTGGCGAGTTTTAACAACAACTTCGCGTCCTATATGTCGGAGGACTTTAGCATCACGTTTTGGGTCAGTTTGATGACCGAAGACAGCGCGAACTACGCCAGCCCAACGATTACGATTCAGACCGTTTCGCGCGTGCATTTCGACACGGCGGCCGCGCCGCTGGCGCCGGTGATTGACACTCTGTTTGAACAGTCGTATCAGCAGCGGATAGATATTCTATGGTGCCGCCAATCGCCGAATGTGGATAGTATCCGTATGGCGATTCGCGCGGACGAGTCAGGTGCAACCGATGCGGGGGGACTCCGGGGAGGGGTTTTGCCGGTCGGTCTGGTGGGGGGGGGGGGGGGGGAGGGGGGGAGGGCCCGACGCTTCATCTGACGACACAGGAGCCTGTGCCGGTGGACAATCTGGCGGCAATCTCGTACTCGGACGGCAGAGTCATTCCCCCGGGGGCGAAAAACCCCCCCCCCGGAAATGGCTCGGGCGCGACGTGGTACGCCCGATTCGTGGGCAACGATTCGAATGCTGGCTTGTCAAAACGGCTACTGCCCGAATAATTTCGACGACTCGACGGCGGTCAGCGGCGCGTTGGCTTACTACCGCATCGGCCTGCAATACGAAAACGGTACGTGGTGGTCGCCGGATTCGGTGGGGGCGTGGATTCCGTAGGTGCAGAAACAGAAATGGCGACCGTTGGCCGCCATTCATCAGTCAGTTCGTCCGTGTCACGCTGGGCGAGGTTGCAGGTCGGGTTTGCGGCCGATGGGAAAACGGACGGTGAAGGTGGTGCCCATGCCCGGTTCTGATTCCACGTCCATCATCGCACCGTAGCGCGAGAGAATCGCGCGCGACGACGACAGACCCAAGCCGGTGCCCGCAGGAGTGCCGTCCGGCACTTCATGCTGTTTGGGTTTGGTGGTGTAGAACGGTTCAAAAATGCGCGCCTGCACGTCCTTGCTCATCCCCGTGCCCGTGTCGGCGACCTGCAAGACGAGATAGCGCTCCTGCACAAACGCCTTGAGCGTCAGGTGCTTCTTGGGCGCTTCGTACATCGCGTCAATGGCGTTTCGCACCAGATTACCGATGACCTGCGACAGGTCAATATAGACGCCGTACAGCGTGGGCAGATCGTCGGCCAGCAGGAGCTGCGTGGTGACGTGATGCTTGAAGAAGAGATTGCCTTCCAGGAAGCGCAGTTCGGTGTCAATTATTTCGCGCACGTCGAGATCGCGCGGCTCAACTTCGCGTTCGTTCCGCGACTTGTGCAACAGATTGCCGATCAGATCCCGCATCACACCGGCCTGTTTGCGAATCTGCTCGATTTCACTGCCCGCCAGGCCGCGCATCTTCATCAGGTCACAGAGGCCGAGAATGCCGGTCAGAGGTCCGTTCAGATTGTGCGCGATGCCCGCGACCAGCACGCCGAACTCAGCGAGCTTGGATTCGCGGGTGAGTTCGAGTTCCAGCAGATGATTCTGCTTTTCCATCATGGCCTGCTCGGTGATGTCCTTGCACATCAGCATCACCTGACTGGGCTTGCCGGTTTCAAACAGGAAGCTGCGCGTCACGAGGAACATGCGGCCGTCGCCAATGTCGAGCTTAAGCGTCTTGCCGCCGTAGGCCGAGGTCAGGCCCTGCAAGTCGGTGCGGTCATCTTTGGAGAATTCCTTGAGCCAGCGGTGACAGACCACAGGCAGCTCGTAAGATTCAAAGAACGTCTCCATCGTGGGATTGGCATAGCGCACGTCGCCGTTCACGTCAAGCAGCGCGAAGCCGTCACGCATGGCGCGGATGAAGGTGTTCAGGCGGTCACGTTCGGTGCGCAAGTAGCGCTCGGACATGGCTCGCTCGCCGACGTCACGACCCACCAAGAGCGCAAACTCGCCGCCTCCGGAATCGGAGCGGCGAGTTGTAAATTCGACCAATCGAGTGTTCAGCGCGGGGTTTGAGGGCGTGATCTCGACGACGTGGACGCCGCCGGCACCCGCATCCTCGTAGAGCGTGCGCACAATCTTGCGTTCGCTTTCGGGGAAGATGGCCAGCAGGGGACGATCAAGCAGGTCGTCGCGCGAGCGACCGGTCCATTCGCAGAAGCGCGCGGAA
This genomic interval carries:
- a CDS encoding 6-phosphofructokinase, yielding MKLGLVTSGGDCPGLNAAIRAVVRTANNRFGYETVGIRNGWKGLHDGDIIPLPSKSVGGILNRGGTILGTSRFNPVHDPDTLAHVLESIALHRLDGIIVIGGDGSLSAGYELSKHGAKIIGIPKTIDNDITGTDATFGFYTAVQTVTNAIDSLHATAESHHRIMIIETMGRNSGWIAVTAGIAGGADLILIPERPFSWEKVCQQLVTRHEIKRFSIVVVAEGAVAEGEGIITSGQLDNFGRPVYGGIGYRVAREIEQRTGISTRVTALGHVQRSGTPVAEDRLLATTMGVHAVEAASQDQFGHFVALRDGHLVTVPLSEMKGKTRFVDERMYEIAEIFFG
- a CDS encoding PAS domain S-box protein, producing MTPKLNPANIPSEEAQVANGNGVGPTPPAASPAAAQRARGLASLITGLLHRGDSAPTGAPAEQAPELLDLLLEGPDGLVVVHRERGEIVEVSARFCEWTGRSRDDLLDRPLLAIFPESERKIVRTLYEDAGAGGVHVVEITPSNPALNTRLVEFTTRRSDSGGGEFALLVGRDVGERAMSERYLRTERDRLNTFIRAMRDGFALLDVNGDVRYANPTMETFFESYELPVVCHRWLKEFSKDDRTDLQGLTSAYGGKTLKLDIGDGRMFLVTRSFLFETGKPSQVMLMCKDITEQAMMEKQNHLLELELTRESKLAEFGVLVAGIAHNLNGPLTGILGLCDLMKMRGLAGSEIEQIRKQAGVMRDLIGNLLHKSRNEREVEPRDLDVREIIDTELRFLEGNLFFKHHVTTQLLLADDLPTLYGVYIDLSQVIGNLVRNAIDAMYEAPKKHLTLKAFVQERYLVLQVADTGTGMSKDVQARIFEPFYTTKPKQHEVPDGTPAGTGLGLSSSRAILSRYGAMMDVESEPGMGTTFTVRFPIGRKPDLQPRPA